In Macadamia integrifolia cultivar HAES 741 chromosome 5, SCU_Mint_v3, whole genome shotgun sequence, a single window of DNA contains:
- the LOC122078713 gene encoding protein DETOXIFICATION 43-like, giving the protein MFVFCLGVNNAALAHVISQYFIAIILLWRLMKHIELLPPSIKDQQFSRFLKNGNHSLTEGVNKNDLNHQKVKLNLIVTF; this is encoded by the exons ATGTTCGTTTTCTGTTTGGGAGTCAATAATGCAGCACTTGCCCATGTCATTTCTCA gtacTTCATTGCTATCATACTGTTGTGGAGATTAATGAAACACATTGAACTGTTACCTCCAAGTATTAAAGATCAACAATTTAGTAGGTTTCTTAAAAATG GAAATCATTCTCTGACAGAAGGTGTCAATAAGAATGATTTGAATCATCAGAAGGTTAAATTGAATTTAATAGTCACGTTTTAA
- the LOC122079358 gene encoding 26S proteasome non-ATPase regulatory subunit 8 homolog A-like isoform X1, whose protein sequence is MDPKLTEVSQLFERFKAAFVRNDLDTCTNLLSQLKVLLTGFKSLPPLFEDSPNAIHELTTARDIYEHAVVLSVRTEDQDAFERDFFQLKPYYTDTGGRLPPSPQEYPILGLNLLRLLVQNRIGEFHTELELLSPVALENPCIKHAVELEQSFMEGAYNRVLSARQTVPHETYVYFMDLLAKTVRDEIGGCSEKAYDYLSISDAKQMLMFSSEHELLEYVKEEHPEWEIKNGFVFFQKAKDSAPCKEIPSLQLINQTLSYARELERIV, encoded by the exons aTGGATCCGAAGCTCACTGAGGTGTCTCAGTTGTTCGAGCGATTCAAGGCTGCTTTTGTGAGAAACGATCTCGATACCTGCACAAATCTTCTGTCCCAGCTCAAG GTCTTGTTGACAGGATTTAAGAGCCTCCCACCGTTGTTTGAAGATTCACCGAACGCCATTCATGAGTTGACAACAGCAA GAGATATATATGAACATGCTGTCGTTCTTAGTGTGAGGACAGAAGACCAAGATGCTTTTGAGAGGGACTTCTTTCAGCTTAAGCCTTACTATACAGATACTGG TGGCCGCCTTCCACCATCGCCTCAGGAATACCCAATCTTGGGCCTTAACCTTCTTAGGCTCCTTGTGCAGAATAGAATAGGAGAATTTCATACAGAACTAGAACTGCTTTCGCCCGTTGCTCTGGAAAATCCTTGTATTAAACATGCTGTGGAATTGGAACAATCCTTCATGGAAGGTGCTTACAACCGTGTACTGAGTGCCAGGCAGACCGTTCCACATGAGACTTATGTTTATTTTATGGATCTCCTTGCCAAGACAGTCAG AGATGAAATAGGTGGTTGTAGTGAGAAGGCGTATGATTATCTCTCAATTAGTGATGCCAAGCAAATGTTGATGTTCTCATCTGAGCATGAGTTGCTTGAATATGTCAAAGAG GAGCACCCTGAATGGGAGATAAAGAATGGGTTTGTGTTTTTCCAGAAGGCAAAAGATTCTGCCCCTTGCAAGGAAATACCATCGCTGCAGCTTATCAATCAAACACTCAGTTATGCCAGAGAACTGGAGCGGATAGTATGA
- the LOC122079358 gene encoding 26S proteasome non-ATPase regulatory subunit 8 homolog A-like isoform X2, which produces MDPKLTEVSQLFERFKAAFVRNDLDTCTNLLSQLKVLLTGFKSLPPLFEDSPNAIHELTTARDIYEHAVVLSVRTEDQDAFERDFFQLKPYYTDTGGRLPPSPQEYPILGLNLLRLLVQNRIGEFHTELELLSPVALENPCIKHAVELEQSFMEGAYNRVLSARQTVPHETYVYFMDLLAKTVRDEIGGCSEKAYDYLSISDAKQMLMFSSEHELLEYVKEFG; this is translated from the exons aTGGATCCGAAGCTCACTGAGGTGTCTCAGTTGTTCGAGCGATTCAAGGCTGCTTTTGTGAGAAACGATCTCGATACCTGCACAAATCTTCTGTCCCAGCTCAAG GTCTTGTTGACAGGATTTAAGAGCCTCCCACCGTTGTTTGAAGATTCACCGAACGCCATTCATGAGTTGACAACAGCAA GAGATATATATGAACATGCTGTCGTTCTTAGTGTGAGGACAGAAGACCAAGATGCTTTTGAGAGGGACTTCTTTCAGCTTAAGCCTTACTATACAGATACTGG TGGCCGCCTTCCACCATCGCCTCAGGAATACCCAATCTTGGGCCTTAACCTTCTTAGGCTCCTTGTGCAGAATAGAATAGGAGAATTTCATACAGAACTAGAACTGCTTTCGCCCGTTGCTCTGGAAAATCCTTGTATTAAACATGCTGTGGAATTGGAACAATCCTTCATGGAAGGTGCTTACAACCGTGTACTGAGTGCCAGGCAGACCGTTCCACATGAGACTTATGTTTATTTTATGGATCTCCTTGCCAAGACAGTCAG AGATGAAATAGGTGGTTGTAGTGAGAAGGCGTATGATTATCTCTCAATTAGTGATGCCAAGCAAATGTTGATGTTCTCATCTGAGCATGAGTTGCTTGAATATGTCAAAGAG TTTGGTTAG